One Terriglobia bacterium DNA segment encodes these proteins:
- a CDS encoding J domain-containing protein yields the protein MATQTKDYYGVLGVKKTASADDIRKAFRKLARKYHPDVNPSDKKAEEKFKELSEAHDVLSDPKKRKIYDQLGFYSDNIDPAAAAAYARGGGFAGFPGGGQGHAQEVPFDFSGFDFSDFTGGGAQPGGGGFRDIFSSIFGGGRGAQPHGPEPGSDLEYQVSVPFWTAIRGGVMRINVQHGEQCANCRGTGVLQASGPCPECGGKGQVQQTANRMKFNLQCPRCHGTGKAQSGCHVCGGQGSVSRTEPLEVRIKAGTRDGQRIRLGGKGNVGRNGGPNGDLYIIVRIGEHPVFKRDGDDIHVVVPVTATEAALGAKIEVPTVDGRTQMKVPPGTQSGQKLRLREKGVSSATRDGVRGDQIVEVKVVVPQVHDERSKEILRELAKLNPDDPRAELFAKV from the coding sequence ATGGCTACGCAGACCAAAGATTATTACGGCGTTCTTGGCGTAAAAAAGACTGCGTCCGCAGACGACATCCGCAAGGCGTTCCGCAAACTCGCGCGCAAGTACCATCCCGACGTCAATCCCAGCGACAAGAAGGCGGAGGAGAAGTTCAAGGAGCTCTCCGAGGCCCACGACGTCCTTTCCGATCCCAAGAAGCGCAAGATCTACGACCAGCTCGGGTTCTACTCGGACAACATCGATCCGGCGGCGGCCGCAGCGTACGCGCGTGGCGGCGGATTCGCGGGCTTTCCCGGCGGCGGGCAAGGCCACGCCCAGGAAGTGCCGTTCGATTTCAGCGGCTTCGATTTTTCCGATTTCACCGGAGGCGGCGCGCAGCCGGGCGGTGGCGGGTTCCGCGACATTTTCTCTTCCATCTTCGGCGGCGGACGCGGCGCGCAGCCGCACGGTCCCGAGCCGGGATCCGACCTCGAATACCAGGTGAGTGTTCCCTTCTGGACGGCGATCCGCGGCGGGGTGATGCGGATCAACGTGCAGCACGGCGAGCAATGCGCCAACTGCCGCGGCACGGGCGTGCTGCAAGCGAGTGGGCCATGCCCGGAGTGCGGCGGCAAAGGGCAGGTCCAGCAGACGGCCAACCGTATGAAGTTCAACCTGCAATGCCCGCGCTGCCACGGAACAGGCAAGGCGCAGTCGGGATGCCACGTGTGCGGCGGACAGGGGTCGGTGAGCCGGACCGAGCCGCTGGAGGTGCGCATCAAGGCGGGCACGCGCGACGGTCAGCGCATCCGGCTGGGCGGAAAAGGGAATGTGGGGCGCAACGGCGGGCCGAACGGCGATCTGTACATCATCGTCCGTATCGGCGAGCACCCGGTGTTCAAGCGCGACGGCGACGACATCCACGTGGTAGTGCCGGTCACCGCGACCGAGGCCGCACTGGGAGCGAAGATCGAAGTCCCCACCGTCGACGGGCGCACCCAGATGAAGGTGCCGCCGGGCACGCAGAGCGGACAGAAGCTGCGCCTGCGGGAGAAGGGCGTGTCCTCGGCGACCAGGGACGGAGTGCGCGGCGACCAGATCGTGGAAGTGAAGGTCGTGGTTCCGCAGGTGCACGACGAACGCTCCAAGGAGATCCTGCGCGAGCTGGCCAAGCTGAACCCGGACGACCCGAGGGCGGAGCTGTTCGCGAAAGTGTGA
- a CDS encoding helix-turn-helix transcriptional regulator, translating into MAKRKTKGAYMISAVAEMYGIHPQTLRLYEREGLLKPSRTEGNTRLYTDEDLQRLEFILSLARELGVNISGIAIILQMRERMEEMQRQIQEFILQLQREMIAHAQAPADASKGAIIPIRRPVPPPAAPPKRK; encoded by the coding sequence ATGGCCAAGCGGAAAACAAAAGGTGCCTACATGATTAGCGCGGTGGCCGAGATGTACGGCATCCATCCGCAGACGCTGCGGCTGTACGAGCGCGAAGGGCTGCTGAAGCCGTCGCGCACCGAGGGCAACACGCGGCTGTACACGGATGAGGACCTGCAGCGGCTGGAGTTCATCCTCTCGCTGGCGCGCGAGCTGGGGGTGAACATCTCGGGCATCGCCATCATCCTGCAAATGCGCGAGCGCATGGAGGAGATGCAGCGGCAGATCCAGGAATTCATCCTGCAATTGCAGAGAGAGATGATCGCGCACGCGCAGGCGCCGGCCGACGCGTCCAAGGGCGCCATCATCCCCATCCGCCGGCCGGTGCCGCCGCCCGCCGCGCCTCCGAAGCGCAAGTAG